One segment of Asterias rubens chromosome 2, eAstRub1.3, whole genome shotgun sequence DNA contains the following:
- the LOC117303907 gene encoding uncharacterized protein LOC117303907 produces the protein MARLWCILVILVPFLGSTVVVDAQTFTVQPVDTTVKEGDATTQLICEVEGLTNDQVLSFQRGITNPVIISDAGNVRSDVLSGLGLVASDYVVLLGSPGATREFKLFIGSPVRQDSSEFKCVVCSKVSSVCDETSAFVIESQAASLTVAYPPGTSYPLCSIQSDSSSTRVNLNEDIALSCLSEIGNPAVVLEWMKDGLAVSSVINDAGDIREIKSQFTVQADDEGALFNCQMTYSGPDGFVKDCSLAALNVLSDPVIVIESPEPVMVGETAVFTCTISSRTAAIASSQWIVPEKFNDRHSTAGDLVKILTITDVEVDDHLATLTCTATDEDDQTAMASEELLIVGMTVPPVIPTGNPVTKPQTTEAPGVSGGLIVGLIAAAVIIIFLLALVAWCYQKRCHGGAAKNKQAGVTSSVQIPMNNTNQFSALPEKTPNYSIEGKDYPDDRSVNNPDVIPREKRGDVPEGVDPRKWWRDTMAPTDSDRYEDQPGYPTPTIKRMKMPFEDRSSSPYENVQIPNGGYNVDHGYDPVEDRNQRYYDDRDVSDSGYREPRYDDYDHGGYEQPQGKDPHYESADFQNRADDDAYDYDNDAYERSYNGLDQGKPDDQYNDNYDDQYNDQYNDQYNDQYGEPRYDDRYDDRYESYGQPDGQEGYEMPPEERDHHAESYPHYEPDERIPDGHSSNADLRNAPYDDQYQRGYDDQPMDPYGYDQDDSRKFDYDEDLSNNQETPSYV, from the coding sequence ATGGCTCGGTTGTGGTGTATTCTCGTTATTTTAGTGCCGTTTTTGGGGTCAACTGTGGTAGTGGATGCACAAACATTTACTGTTCAACCAGTAGATACAACCGTAAAAGAAGGTGATGCTACAACACAATTAATCTGCGAAGTGGAAGGACTAACCAATGACCAAGTGTTGTCATTTCAAAGAGGTATTACAAACCCAGTTATCATTAGTGACGCTGGAAATGTACGGAGTGACGTTTTATCAGGACTTGGGCTCGTTGCAAGTGATTATGTCGTTTTACTGGGTTCACCCGGAGCAACCCGAGAATTTAAGCTATTCATAGGATCGCCAGTAAGACAAGACTCCAGTGAGTTTAAATGCGTCGTTTGCAGCAAGGTGAGTTCTGTTTGTGACGAGACAAGTGCTTTCGTTATTGAATCCCAGGCTGCTTCCCTGACTGTTGCCTATCCGCCCGGTACGTCGTATCCGCTGTGTTCAATTCAATCGGATTCCAGCAGCACACGTGTGAACCTTAACGAAGACATTGCATTGTCTTGTTTATCGGAGATTGGAAATCCTGCAGTTGTCTTAGAATGGATGAAAGATGGACTAGCGGTGTCTTCGGTCATAAACGATGCTGGCGATATTCGCGAAATTAAAAGTCAATTCACTGTGCAAGCTGACGATGAGGGCGCTCTGTTTAATTGTCAGATGACATACTCTGGTCCTGATGGATTTGTTAAAGACTGTAGTCTGGCTGCCCTGAACGTGTTGTCTGATCCCGTAATCGTCATCGAGTCTCCAGAACCAGTAATGGTTGGTGAGACTGCCGTATTTACTTGCACTATCAGTAGTCGTACTGCCGCTATAGCATCAAGTCAGTGGATTGTGCCGGAGAAGTTTAATGATCGTCACAGCACAGCTGGGGATTTGGTGAAAATTTTGACAATCACCGATGTAGAGGTTGATGACCATCTCGCAACATTAACTTGCACTGCAACTGATGAAGATGATCAAACTGCAATGGCTTCTGAAGAGCTGCTTATTGTGGGGATGACAGTACCTCCAGTAATTCCCACAGGTAACCCTGTTACGAAACCACAGACTACGGAAGCCCCAGGAGTTTCAGGAGGATTAATTGTTGGTTTAATCGCTGCAGCGGTTATTATCATTTTCTTACTTGCTTTGGTTGCCTGGTGCTACCAAAAGAGATGTCATGGAGGTGCCGCTAAGAACAAACAAGCTGGAGTGACGTCAAGTGTTCAAATCCCAATGAACAACACCAACCAGTTTTCAGCATTGCCAGAGAAGACGCCCAATTACAGCATCGAAGGGAAAGATTACCCAGACGACAGATCAGTGAACAATCCTGACGTTATTCCAAGGGAGAAACGAGGTGATGTCCCCGAGGGTGTGGATCCACGTAAATGGTGGAGGGACACAATGGCACCGACCGATTCCGACCGATACGAGGACCAACCTGGTTACCCGACCCCAACTATTAAACGCATGAAGATGCCGTTTGAGGATCGCAGCAGCAGCCCGTACGAGAATGTGCAGATACCGAACGGCGGCTACAACGTGGACCACGGTTACGACCCCGTAGAGGATAGAAATCAGCGTTACTACGATGACCGCGACGTCAGCGATTCCGGTTACCGTGAGCCTCGTTACGATGACTACGATCACGGTGGTTATGAACAACCCCAAGGAAAAGATCCTCATTATGAGAGTGCAGATTTCCAAAATCGTGCCGACGACGACGCTTACGATTACGACAATGACGCATATGAGCGTAGTTATAACGGATTAGACCAAGGTAAACCTGATGATCAATATAACGATAACTATGACGATCAATACAACGATCAATACAATGATCAGTACAATGATCAATACGGAGAGCCGCGTTATGATGACCGATATGATGATCGGTATGAAAGCTATGGCCAACCGGATGGTCAAGAGGGATATGAAATGCCACCGGAGGAAAGAGATCACCATGCAGAGTCTTACCCACACTACGAGCCAGATGAACGCATCCCTGATGGGCATTCATCCAACGCTGATCTCCGCAATGCACCGTATGATGACCAGTACCAACGTGGATATGACGACCAGCCAATGGATCCCTATGGGTATGATCAAGATGATAGTAGGAAGTTCGATTATGACGAGGATCTTAGTAACAATCAAGAAACTCCAAGCTATGTGTAG